One genomic window of Camelina sativa cultivar DH55 chromosome 5, Cs, whole genome shotgun sequence includes the following:
- the LOC109124401 gene encoding probable serine/threonine protein phosphatase 2A regulatory subunit B''delta isoform X2 — translation MESITLDIELLQLPETSPVSMKSNQDFVKKLFDQWLALPETNRLVTSLVNDAKAGVALNVMCGGGSLGSNSGSNSPLASMFPARNRPPLSPRNSTGSPRITRQRTGLSNLSSPLKVVSDHVKELIPQFYFEDGRPPPNDLKEQCIAKINSLFYGHEDGLQIQEFKLVTTEVCKVPSFFSTSIFKKVDTNNTGFVKREAFIDYWVKGNMLTKEITSQIFTILKQPDHKYLVQDDFKPVLQELLATHPGLEFLQGTPEFQDRYAETVIYRIYYYINRSGNGHLTLRELKRGNLVDAMQHADEEEDINKVLRYFSYEHFYVIYCKFWELDTDHDFLIDKENLIRYSNHALTYRIVDRIFSQVPRKFTSKTEGKMGYEDFVYFILAEEDKSSEPSLEYWCIDLDANGVLTRNELQFFYEEQLHRMECMAQEAVLFEDILCQLFDMVKPEDEGYICLNDLKGSKLSGNVFNILFNLNKFMAFETRDPFLIRQERANPTWTEWDRFAHREYIRLSMEEDVEDASNGSAEAWDDSLEVPF, via the exons ATGGAGTCTATAACGCTTGATATAGAGCTGTTGCAGTTACCTGAGACATCACCAGTGTCAATGAAATctaatcaagattttgttaagaagcTCTTTGATCAATGGCTTGCCCTTCCTGAAACCAATCGCTT GGTTACATCTTTGGTAAATGATGCAAAGGCAGGAGTGGCTTTGAATGTTATGTGTGGAGGAGGCTCTTTGGGCTCGAATTCAGGGTCTAATAGTCCATTGGCTTCAATGTTTCCGGCACGTAACAGGCCTCCTCTTTCTCCAAGGAACTCAACTGGTTCGCCTCGGATCACTAGACAAAGGACTGGTCTTTCTAATCTTAGCTCTCCTCTCAAAGTTGTTTCTGATCATGTCAAAGAGCTCATTCCTCAG TTTTACTTTGAAGATGGTCGCCCACCACCAAATGATCTGAAAGAGCAGTGTATAGCTAAGATCAATAGTCTTTTTTATGGCCATGAGGACGGTTTGCAAATCCAAG AATTTAAATTAGTCACTACTGAGGTCTGCAAGGTCCCATCATTTTTTTCCACCTCCATTTTCAAGAAAGTTGATACCAATAACACTGGTTTTGTGAAAAG AGAAGCCTTCATTGATTATTGGGTTAAGGGAAATATGTTGACAAAGGAGATAACAAGTCAGATATTTACAATACTGAAGCAACCAGATCACAAGTACCTTGTCCAG GATGATTTCAAGCCTGTGCTCCAAGAACTATTAGCAACACACCCTGGTCTTGAATTCTTACAAGGCACACCTGAGTTTCAAGATAGATATG CTGAAACTGTAATATACAGAATATATTACTACATAAACAGAAGTGGGAATGGGCATCTTACCTTGAGAGAGCTTAAGCGAGGAAATCTAGTTGATGCAATGCAGCATGCCGATGAAGAAGAGGACATCAATAAGGTTTTGAG GTACTTCTCGTATGAACATTTCTATGTCATATACTGCAAGTTCTGGGAGCTGGATACAGACCATGATTTCTTGATCGACAAAGAGAATCTCATCCGATATAGTAACCATGCACTCACCTACAGAATTGTCGACCGAATCTTCTCTCAG GTACCCAGGAAGTTTACTAGTAAAACCGAAGGAAAAATGGGATATGAGGATTTTGTTTACTTCATATTGGCCGAAGAAGACAAGTCATCAGAGCCTAGTCTTGAGTATTG GTGCATAGATTTGGATGCAAATGGAGTTTTGACGCGGAACGAGCTGCAATTCTTTTACGAGGAACAGCTGCATAGAATGGAGTGCATGGCGCAAGAGGCGGTGCTGTTTGAGGATATTTTGTGCCAATTATTCGACATGGTCAAACCAGAGGACGAAGGGTACATTTGTCTGAATGACTTGAAGGGTTCTAAGCTCTCTGGAAATGTGTTCAACATACTTTTCAACCTCAACAAGTTTATGGCGTTTGAAACTCGCGATCCCTTCCTCATCCGCCAG GAGCGGGCAAATCCAACATGGACGGAGTGGGATCGTTTTGCTCATAGAGAATATATTAGGCTATCAATGGAAGAAGATGTAGAAGATGCTTCTAATGGAAGTGCTGAAGCATGGGACGACTCACTTGAGGTCCCCTTTTGA
- the LOC109124401 gene encoding probable serine/threonine protein phosphatase 2A regulatory subunit B''delta isoform X1, translated as MESITLDIELLQLPETSPVSMKSNQDFVKKLFDQWLALPETNRLVTSLVNDAKAGVALNVMCGGGSLGSNSGSNSPLASMFPARNRPPLSPRNSTGSPRITRQRTGLSNLSSPLKVVSDHVKELIPQFYFEDGRPPPNDLKEQCIAKINSLFYGHEDGLQIQEFKLVTTEVCKVPSFFSTSIFKKVDTNNTGFVKREAFIDYWVKGNMLTKEITSQIFTILKQPDHKYLVQDDFKPVLQELLATHPGLEFLQGTPEFQDRYAETVIYRIYYYINRSGNGHLTLRELKRGNLVDAMQHADEEEDINKVLRYFSYEHFYVIYCKFWELDTDHDFLIDKENLIRYSNHALTYRIVDRIFSQVPRKFTSKTEGKMGYEDFVYFILAEEDKSSEPSLEYWFRCIDLDANGVLTRNELQFFYEEQLHRMECMAQEAVLFEDILCQLFDMVKPEDEGYICLNDLKGSKLSGNVFNILFNLNKFMAFETRDPFLIRQERANPTWTEWDRFAHREYIRLSMEEDVEDASNGSAEAWDDSLEVPF; from the exons ATGGAGTCTATAACGCTTGATATAGAGCTGTTGCAGTTACCTGAGACATCACCAGTGTCAATGAAATctaatcaagattttgttaagaagcTCTTTGATCAATGGCTTGCCCTTCCTGAAACCAATCGCTT GGTTACATCTTTGGTAAATGATGCAAAGGCAGGAGTGGCTTTGAATGTTATGTGTGGAGGAGGCTCTTTGGGCTCGAATTCAGGGTCTAATAGTCCATTGGCTTCAATGTTTCCGGCACGTAACAGGCCTCCTCTTTCTCCAAGGAACTCAACTGGTTCGCCTCGGATCACTAGACAAAGGACTGGTCTTTCTAATCTTAGCTCTCCTCTCAAAGTTGTTTCTGATCATGTCAAAGAGCTCATTCCTCAG TTTTACTTTGAAGATGGTCGCCCACCACCAAATGATCTGAAAGAGCAGTGTATAGCTAAGATCAATAGTCTTTTTTATGGCCATGAGGACGGTTTGCAAATCCAAG AATTTAAATTAGTCACTACTGAGGTCTGCAAGGTCCCATCATTTTTTTCCACCTCCATTTTCAAGAAAGTTGATACCAATAACACTGGTTTTGTGAAAAG AGAAGCCTTCATTGATTATTGGGTTAAGGGAAATATGTTGACAAAGGAGATAACAAGTCAGATATTTACAATACTGAAGCAACCAGATCACAAGTACCTTGTCCAG GATGATTTCAAGCCTGTGCTCCAAGAACTATTAGCAACACACCCTGGTCTTGAATTCTTACAAGGCACACCTGAGTTTCAAGATAGATATG CTGAAACTGTAATATACAGAATATATTACTACATAAACAGAAGTGGGAATGGGCATCTTACCTTGAGAGAGCTTAAGCGAGGAAATCTAGTTGATGCAATGCAGCATGCCGATGAAGAAGAGGACATCAATAAGGTTTTGAG GTACTTCTCGTATGAACATTTCTATGTCATATACTGCAAGTTCTGGGAGCTGGATACAGACCATGATTTCTTGATCGACAAAGAGAATCTCATCCGATATAGTAACCATGCACTCACCTACAGAATTGTCGACCGAATCTTCTCTCAG GTACCCAGGAAGTTTACTAGTAAAACCGAAGGAAAAATGGGATATGAGGATTTTGTTTACTTCATATTGGCCGAAGAAGACAAGTCATCAGAGCCTAGTCTTGAGTATTG GTTCAGGTGCATAGATTTGGATGCAAATGGAGTTTTGACGCGGAACGAGCTGCAATTCTTTTACGAGGAACAGCTGCATAGAATGGAGTGCATGGCGCAAGAGGCGGTGCTGTTTGAGGATATTTTGTGCCAATTATTCGACATGGTCAAACCAGAGGACGAAGGGTACATTTGTCTGAATGACTTGAAGGGTTCTAAGCTCTCTGGAAATGTGTTCAACATACTTTTCAACCTCAACAAGTTTATGGCGTTTGAAACTCGCGATCCCTTCCTCATCCGCCAG GAGCGGGCAAATCCAACATGGACGGAGTGGGATCGTTTTGCTCATAGAGAATATATTAGGCTATCAATGGAAGAAGATGTAGAAGATGCTTCTAATGGAAGTGCTGAAGCATGGGACGACTCACTTGAGGTCCCCTTTTGA
- the LOC104789453 gene encoding protein WVD2-like 2: protein MGREPVDKHMDKKTNSLTASSTGSSDDYKVQSPSTTIEAAEVKECTDQNLVEGDDDVHSRQGRMTDTPDDDHKKKLNSSSAKTRATTKTTVPKPFSLSAEKPRRLAIYRSATSIRSFKPKITVGVAPTFTSTARLERRREFYQKLEEKQKALEAEKRENEKRLKEEQEAVTKQLRKNMAYKANPVPSFYQEGPPPKQPLKKFPLTRPKSPNLNRRKSCSDTVNSSYQEVKGKHCARHRHSVGVYKEEPKANNIPRTPNSSSKDHIRKSTKETPKSEEVHGKFVGKSKSSYDGETDENGAGAGAGVVE, encoded by the exons ATGGGGAGAGAACCTGTAGACAAACACATGGATAAGAAGACAAATAGTTTGACAGCTAGCTCAACCGGATCTTCTGATGATTATAAAGTCCAAAGTCCGTCGACGACAATCGAAGCTGCGGAGGTGAAGGAATGCACAGACCAGAACCTGgttgaaggtgatgatgatgttcatTCTAGGCAAGGAAGGATGACTGATACACCTGATGATGACCATAAGAAGAAACTAAACTCATCTTCAGCTAAAACTCGTGCTACCACGAAAACGACTGTTCCAAAGCCGTTTTCTCTGTCGGCTGAAAAGCCTAGAAGA TTAGCCATATATAGATCTGCTACATCCATAAGAAGTTTTAAACCCAAGATTACAGTTGGAGTTGCTCCAACATTTACTAGCACAGCGAGGCTGGAGAGACGGAGAGAG TTTTACCAGAAATTAGAGGAGAAACAGAAAGCACTTGAggcagagaaaagagagaacgAGAAAAGGCTCAAG gAAGAGCAAGAAGCAGTCACTAAGCAACTCAGGAAGAACATGGCTTACAAAGCTAATCCTGTACCAAGTTTCTACCAAGAGGGTCCTCCACCGAAACAGCCATTGAAAAAG tttCCTCTGACTCGGCCCAAGTCACCAAACCTTAACCGCAGAAAGAGCTGCAGCGACACAGTTAACTCATCATATCAGGAGGTGAAGGGGAAGCATTGTGCTCGACATCGTCACAGTGTAGGCGTTTACAAGGAAGAACCCAAAGCAAACAATATCCCGAGGACACCAAATAGCAGTAGCAAAGACCATATAAGAAAGTCCACAAAGGAAACACCAAAGTCTGAAGAAGTGCATGGAAAGTTTGTGGGAAAGAGCAAAAGTAGCTATGATGGAGAGACAGATGAGAATGGGGCTGGGGCTGGGGCTGGGGTTGTGGAGTGA